One segment of Monomorium pharaonis isolate MP-MQ-018 chromosome 6, ASM1337386v2, whole genome shotgun sequence DNA contains the following:
- the LOC105833121 gene encoding GRIP and coiled-coil domain-containing protein 2 isoform X2: MSESDDTDVLLLIPPDIFHVSSSDSDSCSSNHAKTDCGKTGVISELVGHMQSLESRVSAIEFRDSSLDVSAPNSLLNDSQPVHGGCTPYQRQTLPRTRLSVSQGASLQNTPVKPRKSLSVPSTPNGHSSQSCTNFLKNDVRSGCNPSTAATPNLTNNTNSFARIKHDALTSYSDSFVVPPASCGTGFSHATVMSMKKDSNLSLRSNDCCQLLQTHPRIVQEMELSEVDELLQEMEATELELSRRINNTSGYQYRNELLHPILSTKTVDNASSPEKEVQHKLNAHRKLDFQSWKNKDTELTDTSSAFSQKKTNKTFPNISLPYNDSFHLNETDKMISEFKTWEQNAQPVIKSNGFTIENIKNVDHLFNLSATIDNIKPKKSTPESNVLITDETNSSCAYTQSKSSIMNTGPISHINESTKVSDMNPLKTVQHSNTEPLDLYKISQHNENLYDKEKSDFGKSIAHVGTNTDLYLRKCQRLLSLSDFWDSNPIRSQEETLRIKIEEEKFRREHCEHLIQELQKRLLEQQEKVAVAVRVDNEKNVLISQFHTSWSKLKQQVEILKVEHRNSQTNLQNIIEKHQSEISEFQTQVKRLEGELSKALDLAAGYKEKSDTMIKEKVDLLKTHADELESYKSLVQEAENRYEQMKIEFNKLLEKNQQSEETLRIVQSELNKERLRGGEVRSEMGVIHKALDACEAELTVLKQEKENLQLKLKEEINRNSILEQKNSSLLVSIDNAKKAEVIYYIELYLSQLSKVFNHVFHLHLLLFQKLAKDETKSIAEQREKIRAELQEVYQKQVDEVVKAKLQEFQMQLDNAESEFLEELKRRQQVIAECAARKIKDIIDKHRLEINLLEEKHKEEKRLCELQLAEALQKSSILETHLNSQRATKSQLAEQLHSVMQKQWQQALHIISGSNVDNISPIQRIHADKYFDFKGPKKSESMPNCYTKLSRELMKRVVQPLEAHNLINVQPLEDQNDSVITTNSIENMPLTNRNESKDDLRKYVKMIAEMQLAKEDKDSKPKSSISSPPLECREVPKKHYLKKELSTMSEDSVTWQPSSETVHDISEHIPLPQKMLTKIDQKSKPPWK, from the exons ATGAGTGAATCCGATGACACGGATGTTCTGCTCCTGATCCCGCCCGATATATTCCACGTATCGTCTTCCGATTCGGACTCGTGCTCGAGCAATCACGCCAAAACGGATTGCGGGAAGACCGGCGTTATCTCAGAGCTGGTGGGGCATATGCAATCGCTGGAGTCCCGCGTCTCTGCAATCGAATTCAGAGATAGTAGCCTAGACGTCTCCGCGCCGAACAGTCTGCTTAACGACTCTCAGCCGGTCCACGGCGGTTGTACGCCTTATCAACGGCAAACTCTACCCAGAACTAGGCTCTCCGTAAGTCAAGGCGCCAGCTTGCAAAATACTCCCGTGAAGCCGCGTAAATCTCTGTCCGTTCCTTCCACTCCGAATGGACATTCGTCGCAGAGCTGTACTAACTTCCTGAAGAATGACGTGAGGTCTGGATGTAATCCTTCGACAGCTGCTACCCCTAATTTGACTAATAATACTAACTCTTTTGCTCGGATCAAGCATGATGCTTTAACTTCATATTCTGACTCCTTTGTGGTACCTCCTGCTTCCTGTGGTACTGGGTTCTCGCATGCAACTGTTATGTCCATGAAGAAGGACTCTAACTTGTCTCTTCGATCAAATGATTGTT GTCAGCTGCTGCAAACTCACCCTAGAATAGTACAGGAAATGGAACTGTCGGAGGTTGATGAATTGCTCCAAGAAATGGAAGCTACTGAATTAGAATTGTCAAGGAGGATAAATAATACCAGTGGATACCAATATCGCAATGAGCTTCTGCACCCAATATTATCGACTAAAACTGTCGACAATGCAAGCAGTCCAGAAAAGGAGGTGCAACATAAGCTTAATGCGCatcgaaaattagattttcaaTCATGGAAGAACAAAGATACCGAACTCACTGATACTTCATCAGCCTTTTCTCAAAAGAAGACAAACAAAACATTCCCCAATATATCATTGCCGTACAATGATTCATTCCACCTAAATGAAACTGACAAGATGATTTCTGAATTTAAGACTTGGGAACAAAACGCTCAGCCtgttataaaatcaaatggGTTTacgatagaaaatataaaaaatgtagatcacttatttaatttatcagcCACGATTGACAATATTAAGCCAAAAAAATCAACGCCAGAATcaaacgttttaataacaGATGAAACAAATTCAAGCTGTGCCTATACTCAATCAAAATCTTCCATTATGAATACAGGTCCTATATCACATATTAATGAATCGACTAAGGTTTCTGATATGAACCCTTTAAAAACTGTACAACATAGTAACACAGAACCTTTagatctttataaaatatctcaacaTAACGAAAATTTATACGATAAAGAAAAATCTGATTTTGGAAAAAGTATTGCACATGTTGGAACAAATACGGATCTTTATTTAAg aaagtGTCAACGACTTTTATCACTTTCGGATTTCTGGGATTCTAATCCAATCAGATCACAAGAAGAAACGCTGAGGATCAAGATAGAAGAAGAGAAATTCCGCAGAGag cattGTGAACATCTGATTCAAGAACTTCAAAAACGTTTGCTAGAACAACAAGAAAAAGTAGCGGTAGCGGTTAGAGtcgataatgaaaaaaatgttttgatatCTCAATTTCATACATCTTGGTCTAAATTAAAGCAACAAgtcgaaatattaaaagttgaaCACAGAAATTCACAGACcaatttgcaaaatatcaTAGAAAAACACCAGTCTGAGATTTCAGAATTTCAAACTCAAGTCAAACGGCTCGAGGGAGAATTATCGAAAGCTTTAGACTTGGCAGCTGGATATAAAGAAAAGAGTGATACCATGATCAAAGAGAAAGTTGATTTGCTGAAAACTCATGCAGATGAATTAGAAAGTTATAAATCACTGGTTCAAGAAGCAGAAAATCGATATGAACAaatgaaaatagaatttaacaAGCTTTTAGAGAAGAATCAACAAAGTGAAGAAACATTGAGAATCGTCCAATCGGAATTGAATAAAGAACGTTTGAGAGGGGGTGAGGTGCGAAGTGAGATGGGTGTTATTCATAAAGCATTAGATGCTTGTGAAGCTGAATTAACAGTGctaaaacaagaaaaagagaatttacAGCTTAAACTCAAAGAAGAGATAAATAGAAATTCCATCTTAGAACAGAAGAATTCATCTTTGCTTGTATCTATTGACAATGCTAAGAAAGCTGAggtaatatattacattgaaCTATATTTGTCACAATTATCAAAAGTTTTCAATCACGTATTtcatttgcatttattattgtttcagaAATTAGCTAAAGACGAAACCAAATCTATTGCAGAGCAAAGGGAAAAGATCAGAGCCGAATTACAAGAGGTTTATCAGAAACAGGTTGACGAAGTGGTAAAAGCAAAATTGCAAGAATTTCAAATGCAGCTTGACAATGCCGAGTCAGAATTTTTAGAAGAATTGAAAAGAAGACAACAAGTTATAGCTGAATGTGCTGCTAGGAAAATAAAGGATATTATCGATAA ACACCGTTTGGAGATAAACTTGTTAGAGGAAAAACATAAAGAGGAGAAACGATTATGCGAATTGCAATTAGCTGAAGCTTTACAGAAATCGTCTATATTAGAAACACACTTGAATTCTCAACGTGCAACAAAATCTCAACTTGCGGAACAATTACATTCCGTTATGCAAAAGCAATGGCAACAGGCATTGCATATTATATCAG gCAGTAATGTAGATAATATTTCTCCAATTCAGAGAATCCACGCagacaaatattttgattttaaggGTCCTAAAAAATCTGAATCTATGCCAAATTGTTACACCAAACTTTCTCGGGAATTAATGAAACGTGTAGTTCAGCCGTTAGAGGCACATAATTTGATCAATGTCCAACCTCTTGAAGATCAAAACGATAGTGTGATAACAACAAATTCTATCGAAAATATGCCCTTGACTAATAGAAATGAATCAAAGGATGATCTccgaaaatatgtaaaaatg atcgCAGAAATGCAACTAGCAAAGGAGGATAAAGATTCAAAACCTAAAAGCAGTATTTCGAGTCCACCATTGGAATGCAGAGAAGTACcgaaaaaacattatttaaaaaaggaattgAGTACAATGAGTGAAGATAGCGTCACGTGGCAACCAAGTTCTGAG ACTGTGCACGATATTAGCGAACATATACCTCTTCCACAAAAAATGCTTACAAAAATAGATCAGAAGAGTAAGCCTCCTTGGAAATGA
- the LOC105833121 gene encoding GRIP and coiled-coil domain-containing protein 2 isoform X1 — translation MSESDDTDVLLLIPPDIFHVSSSDSDSCSSNHAKTDCGKTGVISELVGHMQSLESRVSAIEFRDSSLDVSAPNSLLNDSQPVHGGCTPYQRQTLPRTRLSVSQGASLQNTPVKPRKSLSVPSTPNGHSSQSCTNFLKNDVRSGCNPSTAATPNLTNNTNSFARIKHDALTSYSDSFVVPPASCGTGFSHATVMSMKKDSNLSLRSNDCCMSNLYCKPYNSSCLTVPASNSSNASIGQLLQTHPRIVQEMELSEVDELLQEMEATELELSRRINNTSGYQYRNELLHPILSTKTVDNASSPEKEVQHKLNAHRKLDFQSWKNKDTELTDTSSAFSQKKTNKTFPNISLPYNDSFHLNETDKMISEFKTWEQNAQPVIKSNGFTIENIKNVDHLFNLSATIDNIKPKKSTPESNVLITDETNSSCAYTQSKSSIMNTGPISHINESTKVSDMNPLKTVQHSNTEPLDLYKISQHNENLYDKEKSDFGKSIAHVGTNTDLYLRKCQRLLSLSDFWDSNPIRSQEETLRIKIEEEKFRREHCEHLIQELQKRLLEQQEKVAVAVRVDNEKNVLISQFHTSWSKLKQQVEILKVEHRNSQTNLQNIIEKHQSEISEFQTQVKRLEGELSKALDLAAGYKEKSDTMIKEKVDLLKTHADELESYKSLVQEAENRYEQMKIEFNKLLEKNQQSEETLRIVQSELNKERLRGGEVRSEMGVIHKALDACEAELTVLKQEKENLQLKLKEEINRNSILEQKNSSLLVSIDNAKKAEVIYYIELYLSQLSKVFNHVFHLHLLLFQKLAKDETKSIAEQREKIRAELQEVYQKQVDEVVKAKLQEFQMQLDNAESEFLEELKRRQQVIAECAARKIKDIIDKHRLEINLLEEKHKEEKRLCELQLAEALQKSSILETHLNSQRATKSQLAEQLHSVMQKQWQQALHIISGSNVDNISPIQRIHADKYFDFKGPKKSESMPNCYTKLSRELMKRVVQPLEAHNLINVQPLEDQNDSVITTNSIENMPLTNRNESKDDLRKYVKMIAEMQLAKEDKDSKPKSSISSPPLECREVPKKHYLKKELSTMSEDSVTWQPSSETVHDISEHIPLPQKMLTKIDQKSKPPWK, via the exons ATGAGTGAATCCGATGACACGGATGTTCTGCTCCTGATCCCGCCCGATATATTCCACGTATCGTCTTCCGATTCGGACTCGTGCTCGAGCAATCACGCCAAAACGGATTGCGGGAAGACCGGCGTTATCTCAGAGCTGGTGGGGCATATGCAATCGCTGGAGTCCCGCGTCTCTGCAATCGAATTCAGAGATAGTAGCCTAGACGTCTCCGCGCCGAACAGTCTGCTTAACGACTCTCAGCCGGTCCACGGCGGTTGTACGCCTTATCAACGGCAAACTCTACCCAGAACTAGGCTCTCCGTAAGTCAAGGCGCCAGCTTGCAAAATACTCCCGTGAAGCCGCGTAAATCTCTGTCCGTTCCTTCCACTCCGAATGGACATTCGTCGCAGAGCTGTACTAACTTCCTGAAGAATGACGTGAGGTCTGGATGTAATCCTTCGACAGCTGCTACCCCTAATTTGACTAATAATACTAACTCTTTTGCTCGGATCAAGCATGATGCTTTAACTTCATATTCTGACTCCTTTGTGGTACCTCCTGCTTCCTGTGGTACTGGGTTCTCGCATGCAACTGTTATGTCCATGAAGAAGGACTCTAACTTGTCTCTTCGATCAAATGATTGTTGTATGAGTAACTTATATTGTAAACCCTACAATTCCTCATGTTTGACAGTACCTGCGTCAAATTCATCTAATGCATCGATAGGTCAGCTGCTGCAAACTCACCCTAGAATAGTACAGGAAATGGAACTGTCGGAGGTTGATGAATTGCTCCAAGAAATGGAAGCTACTGAATTAGAATTGTCAAGGAGGATAAATAATACCAGTGGATACCAATATCGCAATGAGCTTCTGCACCCAATATTATCGACTAAAACTGTCGACAATGCAAGCAGTCCAGAAAAGGAGGTGCAACATAAGCTTAATGCGCatcgaaaattagattttcaaTCATGGAAGAACAAAGATACCGAACTCACTGATACTTCATCAGCCTTTTCTCAAAAGAAGACAAACAAAACATTCCCCAATATATCATTGCCGTACAATGATTCATTCCACCTAAATGAAACTGACAAGATGATTTCTGAATTTAAGACTTGGGAACAAAACGCTCAGCCtgttataaaatcaaatggGTTTacgatagaaaatataaaaaatgtagatcacttatttaatttatcagcCACGATTGACAATATTAAGCCAAAAAAATCAACGCCAGAATcaaacgttttaataacaGATGAAACAAATTCAAGCTGTGCCTATACTCAATCAAAATCTTCCATTATGAATACAGGTCCTATATCACATATTAATGAATCGACTAAGGTTTCTGATATGAACCCTTTAAAAACTGTACAACATAGTAACACAGAACCTTTagatctttataaaatatctcaacaTAACGAAAATTTATACGATAAAGAAAAATCTGATTTTGGAAAAAGTATTGCACATGTTGGAACAAATACGGATCTTTATTTAAg aaagtGTCAACGACTTTTATCACTTTCGGATTTCTGGGATTCTAATCCAATCAGATCACAAGAAGAAACGCTGAGGATCAAGATAGAAGAAGAGAAATTCCGCAGAGag cattGTGAACATCTGATTCAAGAACTTCAAAAACGTTTGCTAGAACAACAAGAAAAAGTAGCGGTAGCGGTTAGAGtcgataatgaaaaaaatgttttgatatCTCAATTTCATACATCTTGGTCTAAATTAAAGCAACAAgtcgaaatattaaaagttgaaCACAGAAATTCACAGACcaatttgcaaaatatcaTAGAAAAACACCAGTCTGAGATTTCAGAATTTCAAACTCAAGTCAAACGGCTCGAGGGAGAATTATCGAAAGCTTTAGACTTGGCAGCTGGATATAAAGAAAAGAGTGATACCATGATCAAAGAGAAAGTTGATTTGCTGAAAACTCATGCAGATGAATTAGAAAGTTATAAATCACTGGTTCAAGAAGCAGAAAATCGATATGAACAaatgaaaatagaatttaacaAGCTTTTAGAGAAGAATCAACAAAGTGAAGAAACATTGAGAATCGTCCAATCGGAATTGAATAAAGAACGTTTGAGAGGGGGTGAGGTGCGAAGTGAGATGGGTGTTATTCATAAAGCATTAGATGCTTGTGAAGCTGAATTAACAGTGctaaaacaagaaaaagagaatttacAGCTTAAACTCAAAGAAGAGATAAATAGAAATTCCATCTTAGAACAGAAGAATTCATCTTTGCTTGTATCTATTGACAATGCTAAGAAAGCTGAggtaatatattacattgaaCTATATTTGTCACAATTATCAAAAGTTTTCAATCACGTATTtcatttgcatttattattgtttcagaAATTAGCTAAAGACGAAACCAAATCTATTGCAGAGCAAAGGGAAAAGATCAGAGCCGAATTACAAGAGGTTTATCAGAAACAGGTTGACGAAGTGGTAAAAGCAAAATTGCAAGAATTTCAAATGCAGCTTGACAATGCCGAGTCAGAATTTTTAGAAGAATTGAAAAGAAGACAACAAGTTATAGCTGAATGTGCTGCTAGGAAAATAAAGGATATTATCGATAA ACACCGTTTGGAGATAAACTTGTTAGAGGAAAAACATAAAGAGGAGAAACGATTATGCGAATTGCAATTAGCTGAAGCTTTACAGAAATCGTCTATATTAGAAACACACTTGAATTCTCAACGTGCAACAAAATCTCAACTTGCGGAACAATTACATTCCGTTATGCAAAAGCAATGGCAACAGGCATTGCATATTATATCAG gCAGTAATGTAGATAATATTTCTCCAATTCAGAGAATCCACGCagacaaatattttgattttaaggGTCCTAAAAAATCTGAATCTATGCCAAATTGTTACACCAAACTTTCTCGGGAATTAATGAAACGTGTAGTTCAGCCGTTAGAGGCACATAATTTGATCAATGTCCAACCTCTTGAAGATCAAAACGATAGTGTGATAACAACAAATTCTATCGAAAATATGCCCTTGACTAATAGAAATGAATCAAAGGATGATCTccgaaaatatgtaaaaatg atcgCAGAAATGCAACTAGCAAAGGAGGATAAAGATTCAAAACCTAAAAGCAGTATTTCGAGTCCACCATTGGAATGCAGAGAAGTACcgaaaaaacattatttaaaaaaggaattgAGTACAATGAGTGAAGATAGCGTCACGTGGCAACCAAGTTCTGAG ACTGTGCACGATATTAGCGAACATATACCTCTTCCACAAAAAATGCTTACAAAAATAGATCAGAAGAGTAAGCCTCCTTGGAAATGA
- the LOC105833121 gene encoding GRIP and coiled-coil domain-containing protein 2 isoform X3 produces the protein MSESDDTDVLLLIPPDIFHVSSSDSDSCSSNHAKTDCGKTGVISELVGHMQSLESRVSAIEFRDSSLDVSAPNSLLNDSQPVHGGCTPYQRQTLPRTRLSVSQGASLQNTPVKPRKSLSVPSTPNGHSSQSCTNFLKNDVRSGCNPSTAATPNLTNNTNSFARIKHDALTSYSDSFVVPPASCGTGFSHATVMSMKKDSNLSLRSNDCCMSNLYCKPYNSSCLTVPASNSSNASIGQLLQTHPRIVQEMELSEVDELLQEMEATELELSRRINNTSGYQYRNELLHPILSTKTVDNASSPEKEVQHKLNAHRKLDFQSWKNKDTELTDTSSAFSQKKTNKTFPNISLPYNDSFHLNETDKMISEFKTWEQNAQPVIKSNGFTIENIKNVDHLFNLSATIDNIKPKKSTPESNVLITDETNSSCAYTQSKSSIMNTGPISHINESTKVSDMNPLKTVQHSNTEPLDLYKISQHNENLYDKEKSDFGKSIAHVGTNTDLYLRKCQRLLSLSDFWDSNPIRSQEETLRIKIEEEKFRREHCEHLIQELQKRLLEQQEKVAVAVRVDNEKNVLISQFHTSWSKLKQQVEILKVEHRNSQTNLQNIIEKHQSEISEFQTQVKRLEGELSKALDLAAGYKEKSDTMIKEKVDLLKTHADELESYKSLVQEAENRYEQMKIEFNKLLEKNQQSEETLRIVQSELNKERLRGGEVRSEMGVIHKALDACEAELTVLKQEKENLQLKLKEEINRNSILEQKNSSLLVSIDNAKKAEKLAKDETKSIAEQREKIRAELQEVYQKQVDEVVKAKLQEFQMQLDNAESEFLEELKRRQQVIAECAARKIKDIIDKHRLEINLLEEKHKEEKRLCELQLAEALQKSSILETHLNSQRATKSQLAEQLHSVMQKQWQQALHIISGSNVDNISPIQRIHADKYFDFKGPKKSESMPNCYTKLSRELMKRVVQPLEAHNLINVQPLEDQNDSVITTNSIENMPLTNRNESKDDLRKYVKMIAEMQLAKEDKDSKPKSSISSPPLECREVPKKHYLKKELSTMSEDSVTWQPSSETVHDISEHIPLPQKMLTKIDQKSKPPWK, from the exons ATGAGTGAATCCGATGACACGGATGTTCTGCTCCTGATCCCGCCCGATATATTCCACGTATCGTCTTCCGATTCGGACTCGTGCTCGAGCAATCACGCCAAAACGGATTGCGGGAAGACCGGCGTTATCTCAGAGCTGGTGGGGCATATGCAATCGCTGGAGTCCCGCGTCTCTGCAATCGAATTCAGAGATAGTAGCCTAGACGTCTCCGCGCCGAACAGTCTGCTTAACGACTCTCAGCCGGTCCACGGCGGTTGTACGCCTTATCAACGGCAAACTCTACCCAGAACTAGGCTCTCCGTAAGTCAAGGCGCCAGCTTGCAAAATACTCCCGTGAAGCCGCGTAAATCTCTGTCCGTTCCTTCCACTCCGAATGGACATTCGTCGCAGAGCTGTACTAACTTCCTGAAGAATGACGTGAGGTCTGGATGTAATCCTTCGACAGCTGCTACCCCTAATTTGACTAATAATACTAACTCTTTTGCTCGGATCAAGCATGATGCTTTAACTTCATATTCTGACTCCTTTGTGGTACCTCCTGCTTCCTGTGGTACTGGGTTCTCGCATGCAACTGTTATGTCCATGAAGAAGGACTCTAACTTGTCTCTTCGATCAAATGATTGTTGTATGAGTAACTTATATTGTAAACCCTACAATTCCTCATGTTTGACAGTACCTGCGTCAAATTCATCTAATGCATCGATAGGTCAGCTGCTGCAAACTCACCCTAGAATAGTACAGGAAATGGAACTGTCGGAGGTTGATGAATTGCTCCAAGAAATGGAAGCTACTGAATTAGAATTGTCAAGGAGGATAAATAATACCAGTGGATACCAATATCGCAATGAGCTTCTGCACCCAATATTATCGACTAAAACTGTCGACAATGCAAGCAGTCCAGAAAAGGAGGTGCAACATAAGCTTAATGCGCatcgaaaattagattttcaaTCATGGAAGAACAAAGATACCGAACTCACTGATACTTCATCAGCCTTTTCTCAAAAGAAGACAAACAAAACATTCCCCAATATATCATTGCCGTACAATGATTCATTCCACCTAAATGAAACTGACAAGATGATTTCTGAATTTAAGACTTGGGAACAAAACGCTCAGCCtgttataaaatcaaatggGTTTacgatagaaaatataaaaaatgtagatcacttatttaatttatcagcCACGATTGACAATATTAAGCCAAAAAAATCAACGCCAGAATcaaacgttttaataacaGATGAAACAAATTCAAGCTGTGCCTATACTCAATCAAAATCTTCCATTATGAATACAGGTCCTATATCACATATTAATGAATCGACTAAGGTTTCTGATATGAACCCTTTAAAAACTGTACAACATAGTAACACAGAACCTTTagatctttataaaatatctcaacaTAACGAAAATTTATACGATAAAGAAAAATCTGATTTTGGAAAAAGTATTGCACATGTTGGAACAAATACGGATCTTTATTTAAg aaagtGTCAACGACTTTTATCACTTTCGGATTTCTGGGATTCTAATCCAATCAGATCACAAGAAGAAACGCTGAGGATCAAGATAGAAGAAGAGAAATTCCGCAGAGag cattGTGAACATCTGATTCAAGAACTTCAAAAACGTTTGCTAGAACAACAAGAAAAAGTAGCGGTAGCGGTTAGAGtcgataatgaaaaaaatgttttgatatCTCAATTTCATACATCTTGGTCTAAATTAAAGCAACAAgtcgaaatattaaaagttgaaCACAGAAATTCACAGACcaatttgcaaaatatcaTAGAAAAACACCAGTCTGAGATTTCAGAATTTCAAACTCAAGTCAAACGGCTCGAGGGAGAATTATCGAAAGCTTTAGACTTGGCAGCTGGATATAAAGAAAAGAGTGATACCATGATCAAAGAGAAAGTTGATTTGCTGAAAACTCATGCAGATGAATTAGAAAGTTATAAATCACTGGTTCAAGAAGCAGAAAATCGATATGAACAaatgaaaatagaatttaacaAGCTTTTAGAGAAGAATCAACAAAGTGAAGAAACATTGAGAATCGTCCAATCGGAATTGAATAAAGAACGTTTGAGAGGGGGTGAGGTGCGAAGTGAGATGGGTGTTATTCATAAAGCATTAGATGCTTGTGAAGCTGAATTAACAGTGctaaaacaagaaaaagagaatttacAGCTTAAACTCAAAGAAGAGATAAATAGAAATTCCATCTTAGAACAGAAGAATTCATCTTTGCTTGTATCTATTGACAATGCTAAGAAAGCTGAg aAATTAGCTAAAGACGAAACCAAATCTATTGCAGAGCAAAGGGAAAAGATCAGAGCCGAATTACAAGAGGTTTATCAGAAACAGGTTGACGAAGTGGTAAAAGCAAAATTGCAAGAATTTCAAATGCAGCTTGACAATGCCGAGTCAGAATTTTTAGAAGAATTGAAAAGAAGACAACAAGTTATAGCTGAATGTGCTGCTAGGAAAATAAAGGATATTATCGATAA ACACCGTTTGGAGATAAACTTGTTAGAGGAAAAACATAAAGAGGAGAAACGATTATGCGAATTGCAATTAGCTGAAGCTTTACAGAAATCGTCTATATTAGAAACACACTTGAATTCTCAACGTGCAACAAAATCTCAACTTGCGGAACAATTACATTCCGTTATGCAAAAGCAATGGCAACAGGCATTGCATATTATATCAG gCAGTAATGTAGATAATATTTCTCCAATTCAGAGAATCCACGCagacaaatattttgattttaaggGTCCTAAAAAATCTGAATCTATGCCAAATTGTTACACCAAACTTTCTCGGGAATTAATGAAACGTGTAGTTCAGCCGTTAGAGGCACATAATTTGATCAATGTCCAACCTCTTGAAGATCAAAACGATAGTGTGATAACAACAAATTCTATCGAAAATATGCCCTTGACTAATAGAAATGAATCAAAGGATGATCTccgaaaatatgtaaaaatg atcgCAGAAATGCAACTAGCAAAGGAGGATAAAGATTCAAAACCTAAAAGCAGTATTTCGAGTCCACCATTGGAATGCAGAGAAGTACcgaaaaaacattatttaaaaaaggaattgAGTACAATGAGTGAAGATAGCGTCACGTGGCAACCAAGTTCTGAG ACTGTGCACGATATTAGCGAACATATACCTCTTCCACAAAAAATGCTTACAAAAATAGATCAGAAGAGTAAGCCTCCTTGGAAATGA